ACCAGAAGGCCCGCCTGACCAACTTTATTGACCCGGACAACGACCCGCAGGGCTCCGGCTACCAGATTCGCCAGTCGCTGATCGCTGTCGGCTCGGGCGGTATCTGGGGCAAGGGAACCACCAAGGGCACGCAGACGCAGGGCGACTTCCTGCCTATTCCGTATACGGACTTCATCTTCGCAGCCTTCTGCGAGGAGCATGGTTTTGTCGGTGCGCTGGGCGTTCTGCTGATCTACTTCCTGATCCTGATGCGGCTGATCCAGAACGCGCAGACCGCGCCCGATCCACCCGGAGCCTTCATCATAATGGGCATTGTGGCCATCATCATCTTCCAGATGGCGGTCAACATCGGCATGGTCATCGGCTTTATGCCGGTCACAGGCATTCCGCTGCCGCTTATGAGCTACGGAGGGTCGTCCGTACTGTTCACCTTCATGGCGCTGGGGATTGTGATGAATGTGCGTATGCGCCGGTTTGTGAACTAGGGCTTTGACGGAATCTTGTAGAACTCAAACTGCTTCGGTCCAACGTCCCTGAGATCCACCTCATCACCTTCTTTTAAGGTCGAGCGCTTTCACAATAGTCTCGGAAAGCGGAAGAGCAAAATCGTCATCCCATTTTTCTATTTGCATGGCCAGATTGCAGGTCTAATTTCCTTCCCGCACCTCGGATAGTGCATACTAGGGGCATACCTGCCCGAGGCCAGGCCTCCGGCAGATGGGTTGCACCCGTCCTAGCGGCGCTTTGTGAGCGCGGGCGGCGAACAAGATTTTATAAGTGATTCCAGCCAGGCGAGGACGATTCCGCCCGCTGGACAGGATTGAAGAAGAAACGATGAATGCATACGGACCGCGAACGGCCGCACCTCACGTTGAGGCAGCACAGGTCACAAAATCCGTATGTGTTTTCCCCGCTGTTACCCCCTCTATGTCAGTTATGGAACACTTCGATGCTCCCCCGGGAACGGGGCGGCACGGGGCGGGAGCGTAGCACGGAATTTTCTGCTTTTCTGTTCGGCAGGTAGTTGATTCGCCTGGTCTTTGAAGAAAGAGACCAGACATGTCGAAGGAAATTTTCATCTCCTCAACGCCGCACGAAACGCGGCTGGCCATCGTGGAAAACGATGCGCTTTCGGAGATCTACTACGAGCGCGAGAACGAGTACACCCTCGCCGGCTCCATCTATAAAGGCAAAGTAACGCGCGTTCTCCCGGGTATGCAGTCGGCGTTTGTCGACATCGGCCTGGAGCGCGATGCCTTCCTCTACATTACCGATTTTTTGGAAGAGAGCCCGGACTCGGATGAGTTCGATACCGAGGGCTCTGCTCCTGCCGCAAGTGCCAGCACCTCGTCTGAACCGCGTGCTGAGCGTGGCGACAAGGCCGACCGCGGGGACAAGGGCGGACGCCGCCGTGGCCGTGGACGCCGTGGACGCGACCGTGGCGACCGCACCGAACAGCCCCAGGCTGCGCAGGACGCGCCCACCGGCGAGACCGTTGTACTCGAAGGCGGCTTCTCGGATGACGAGCCCGCAGAGTTTACCGCTCCGGCAGTAAGCGAGGGCGGAGACAGCCAGGCACAGGGTGAGGACGAGGCAGGCAGCCGTCGCTGGCGTGGCCGTCGCGGCCGTCGCCGTGGCCGCGGAGCCCGTCGTGACGAGCAGCAGGCCGCTCTGAGCGGTGAGCCCCGTTCCGAGCATGAGTCCGACCCCGTTGAATTTGAGCCCGAAGCACACCCGGCTGAATTGCCGGAGCTGCACGCCGAGGTCGCCGCTGACCTGGAAGCGCCGTTTGTTCTGCCCGGCGAATCTCTATCGAAGTACCGCACCGGCGGCGAACCTGCTCCCACGGAAGAGGCAAAGCCCGCAGCCGCTGCTGCTCCGGCCGTTGTTGGCCTGGCCAAGCCCAAGACCCTTGTAGAAGAGCTGGACGCCACCGGCTGGGATGGCGGTTTCGCTCTTCCCGGCGAGACGCTGAGCCGCCGTCGTGGCGGCAAGCCGCAGGCAGCTCCCAGGCCCATCGCGGAAGCTGTTCCTGTCATCGCCGAGCAGCCCACCGAGGTACAGGCCACCGCTACCGATCTGGAGTTCTCTCCTGCAGCGGAGGAGAAGCCGGTCGAAGCCGCTGCTGAGGCAGTAGTTGAGGCCTCTCCTGTTGCCGAGGCTGCCGTCGAAGCTGCTCCTGCGGAAGCTGTTGTGGAAGCACCGGCTGCCAAGCCGGAAGAGCCCACCGAGTACGAGCCCACCGAGGGGTCAGCCTCGTTCCGTGTCGATCCTTCGCAGAGCGAGTTCCGTCAGAAGCCGGAACCGGAGGTTGAGGAAGAAGAGATTGTGATCGAGGAGGCCGCTGCTGAGGAGAACGAGGCAGTTGAGCATGCCTTTACCACCCTGCAGCCCACGGGCGAGATGATCTCTGAGGTAGCGACTCCGGAAGACCCCGCCGCTCCGATCGAGCACGAGTCCGCTGTACAGTCCGTCACTCTCGCGGAAGCTGAGTTTGCCGTGACCCCGGTGGAAGAGACTGTTGCCGCCGCTTCGCCTGTCCTGGATGGCGAGTTTGAAGAAGAGGTCATCGAAGAGGAAGAGTACGAGTTCGAGCCTCTGGCCATGCACGCCTCCGACGATGAGTTCTTTGAGGATGACCTGGAGGAGGAGACGCTGGAAGGCGCCGCCGACCTGGGCACCATGCTGCGCGACATGTCCATTGACGAGGCGACCCAGCCCGATGAGGACGAAGAAGAAGATGAGGACGAGCACGAGGAGCTGACACTCGAAGGCGATTTTGAGGAGACCTCAGAGGAAGATGCTCCCTCAGAAGAAGAGGCGGAAGGTGTCACCGCCGACGGACAGGCCCAGCCGCGCCGCGAGCGCAGCGGCCGCCGTGATCGGGATGGCCGCCGTGGCGGACGCAGCGGCGGACGTGACCGTGGCGGTAACCGCGACCGCGGTCGTGGCGGACGTGGCCCCAGCCGTGCCTCTATGCAGACCACCGACCTGCCGGCCATCAGCGACCTGCTGAAGCCCGGCCAGGAGGTCCTGGTCCAGATCGCCAAGGAGCCCATCGCCAAGAAGGGTGCGCGCATCACCTCGCACATTGCCCTTCCGGGCCGCTTCCTGGTCTTTATGCCGACGGTCAACCACGTTGGTGTCTCGCGTAAGATCTCGTCGGATGATGAGCGTCGCCGCCTGAAGCAGGTACTGCTCAGCGAAAAGGGCGAGGCCACCGGTGGCTTTATTGTCCGCACGGCCGCCGACGGCGCCAGCGAGCAGGAGCTCCGCAGCGACCTTCGCTTCCTGATCAACCTGTGGAACGATATCAAGGGCCGTTCGGAGTCTTCCAAGCCGCCCGCGCTGATCTACCACGATCTCAACCTCGTCGAGCGCATCCTGCGCGACCAGGTCACCGATACCTTCTCGCACATCTGGGTCGACACGGAAACCGAGTACGAGCGTGTCCTTCGCTTCCTGCAGCGCTTTGAGCCCTCGCTCATTCGCCGCGTGAAGCTCTACACCAAGGAAACGCCGCTCTTCGAGCAGTTCGGCATCTCGGAAGAGATCAACAAGGCCCTGCGTTCGAAGGTATGGCTGAAGTCTGGCGGATCCATCGTGATCAACCAGACTGAGGCGCTGGTAGCCATCGACATCAACACCGGCAAGTACGTCGGCAAGACGGCCCGCCTTGAGGACACCATCGTCAAGACGAACCTCGACGCCATCCCGGAGATCGTTCGCCAGATCCGCCTGCGCGACCTGGGCGGCATCATTGTCATCGACTTCATCGACATGGACGAGCGCAAGAACCGCCAGAAGGTGCTCACCGCTCTCGAAGAAGAGTTGAAGAACGATCGTGCCCCGTCGAAGGTTCTGCAGTTCAACGATTTCGGTCTTGTGGCGATCACGCGTAAGCGCGTGAAGCAGTCGCTGGAGCGCACCCTGAGCACCCAGTGCAACATCTGCGCCGGCACCGGCATGGTGAAGTCGCCGGTCACGGTTGCCAACGAGATCTACATCGAGATGCGCAAGATGTACAAGCACATCGACAAGGGCGACGTGATGCTGCGCGTGCATCCTGAGGTGGTCAAGCAGTTGAAGACCAACAATGCAAACTGGCTGCACGAGATGGAAGAGATGACGGGCAAGACCATCCTGGTGAAGAGCGACCCGAGCCTGCACCCGGAGCAGTTTGATATCCACTAAACCCTAATGGAATGGCGGGTTCCGCATTGCACGATGCGGAACCCGTTTTCTTTTGTTTGTATCCATTTGCCGGGAAAAAGCGTCCTACACAACAACCGGGAAAAACCGGTGTCTGAACAGGCCAGAGGATACCCATATCCTCGTTTGAACCAAGGAGCGATACATATCATGCAGATGAGTACTGAGTTTGCCGGCCGGCGCATTGTCAAAATTCTAGGAGTGTTTGCCCTGGCGGCAGGATCGCTGGTCGCCAAAGCGCAGACCGCACAGGAACCGAAGCTGGATCTGACTCCGTCTCTTCCTTCGCTGAACCAGTACCTGCACGACACTACGCCGGAGGCGAGCTACAGCTCGTCGCAGGTGGCCATGGTGGAGCCTGCCATGAACTTCTCCTCCAGCGAGATGCAGCCGCCCCCGCGCCGCCAGTACGGGCGTCCGCGTTACAACGACCGCAACCATAATCCTGATGGCTCCAACCGCTACACCTTTGCCGTCGGTGGCGGATTCGCCGTT
Above is a genomic segment from Terriglobus tenax containing:
- a CDS encoding Rne/Rng family ribonuclease; protein product: MSKEIFISSTPHETRLAIVENDALSEIYYERENEYTLAGSIYKGKVTRVLPGMQSAFVDIGLERDAFLYITDFLEESPDSDEFDTEGSAPAASASTSSEPRAERGDKADRGDKGGRRRGRGRRGRDRGDRTEQPQAAQDAPTGETVVLEGGFSDDEPAEFTAPAVSEGGDSQAQGEDEAGSRRWRGRRGRRRGRGARRDEQQAALSGEPRSEHESDPVEFEPEAHPAELPELHAEVAADLEAPFVLPGESLSKYRTGGEPAPTEEAKPAAAAAPAVVGLAKPKTLVEELDATGWDGGFALPGETLSRRRGGKPQAAPRPIAEAVPVIAEQPTEVQATATDLEFSPAAEEKPVEAAAEAVVEASPVAEAAVEAAPAEAVVEAPAAKPEEPTEYEPTEGSASFRVDPSQSEFRQKPEPEVEEEEIVIEEAAAEENEAVEHAFTTLQPTGEMISEVATPEDPAAPIEHESAVQSVTLAEAEFAVTPVEETVAAASPVLDGEFEEEVIEEEEYEFEPLAMHASDDEFFEDDLEEETLEGAADLGTMLRDMSIDEATQPDEDEEEDEDEHEELTLEGDFEETSEEDAPSEEEAEGVTADGQAQPRRERSGRRDRDGRRGGRSGGRDRGGNRDRGRGGRGPSRASMQTTDLPAISDLLKPGQEVLVQIAKEPIAKKGARITSHIALPGRFLVFMPTVNHVGVSRKISSDDERRRLKQVLLSEKGEATGGFIVRTAADGASEQELRSDLRFLINLWNDIKGRSESSKPPALIYHDLNLVERILRDQVTDTFSHIWVDTETEYERVLRFLQRFEPSLIRRVKLYTKETPLFEQFGISEEINKALRSKVWLKSGGSIVINQTEALVAIDINTGKYVGKTARLEDTIVKTNLDAIPEIVRQIRLRDLGGIIVIDFIDMDERKNRQKVLTALEEELKNDRAPSKVLQFNDFGLVAITRKRVKQSLERTLSTQCNICAGTGMVKSPVTVANEIYIEMRKMYKHIDKGDVMLRVHPEVVKQLKTNNANWLHEMEEMTGKTILVKSDPSLHPEQFDIH